A single genomic interval of Spirosoma taeanense harbors:
- a CDS encoding molybdopterin oxidoreductase family protein, protein MEQTRDSIKDIWGERTPYEGHWPVRVDELTEEAPDRWVQSACVLCSNGCGMDIGVKDGRIVGVRGRAVDAVNHGRLGPKGLQGWMANNSPDRLTRPLIRRNGKLEEASWDEAMDLIVRRSNDIISKKTSLGIGFYTSGQLFLEEYYTLAVLGKAGLGTPHMDGNTRLCTDTAAAALKVSFGSDGQPGSYTDLDTTEAILHVGHNIASQQTVLWTRILDRLAGENPPKLVVIDPRETFTAMKATVHLVPRVGTNVPIMNGLLNLIIQAGHINPDYIDAHTVGFEELKQLVSQWSPERVEAISGVPATKLREAARILGTAKTLVSTILQGVYQSMQATAAAVQVNNLHLIRGLIGHTGSGIYQMNGQPTAQNTRECGADGDLPGFRNWGNPEHIEQLARLWNVDSNIIPHWSPPTHAMQIWRYAEKGSINLLWISGTNPAVSLPQLERVRSILQQENLFVVVQDAFMTETAQYADVVLPAAIWGEKTGTFTNVDRTVHISHKAVDPPGEAKPDFEIFLDYARRMDFRDKDGAPLIKWKTPEECFEAWKECTRGRPCDYTGMSYAKLSEGSGIQWPCNEQYPDGKPHLYEDGVFNTSIDYCETYGHDLVTGAAATKEEYKAKDPKGKAFLKGADYEPPHEEPDEEFPLWLTTGRLVYHFHTRTKTGRSRQLNEAAPDAFVQVSDEDAARYGLKTGDLVEVASRRGKVVEPVLVGDIEPGLVFIPFHYGYWDDPGRKRAANELTLTEWDAVSKQPHYKYAAVRIRKI, encoded by the coding sequence ATGGAACAAACCCGCGATAGTATTAAGGACATTTGGGGTGAGCGAACCCCTTATGAAGGCCATTGGCCAGTCCGAGTCGATGAACTGACCGAAGAAGCGCCTGACCGTTGGGTACAATCCGCCTGTGTATTATGCTCCAATGGCTGCGGCATGGACATTGGCGTAAAAGACGGTCGGATTGTGGGCGTGCGCGGTCGGGCCGTCGATGCCGTCAACCACGGGCGGCTTGGGCCTAAAGGCCTGCAAGGCTGGATGGCTAACAACAGCCCCGACCGACTCACCAGGCCCCTGATACGTCGCAACGGCAAACTGGAAGAGGCCAGTTGGGATGAGGCTATGGACCTGATTGTTCGGCGCTCCAACGATATTATCAGTAAGAAAACATCGCTGGGTATTGGCTTCTATACAAGTGGTCAGCTCTTTCTGGAGGAATACTATACGTTGGCCGTTCTGGGAAAGGCAGGTCTGGGGACACCTCATATGGATGGAAACACGCGTCTGTGCACGGATACGGCCGCAGCCGCGCTGAAAGTTTCGTTTGGGTCCGATGGACAACCCGGCTCCTATACCGACCTCGATACGACAGAAGCCATCCTGCACGTAGGCCACAACATAGCCTCTCAGCAAACCGTCCTGTGGACGCGGATTCTGGACCGCCTGGCCGGTGAAAATCCGCCTAAACTGGTAGTCATTGATCCCCGCGAAACCTTTACGGCGATGAAAGCAACGGTGCACCTGGTACCCAGGGTCGGCACGAACGTTCCGATTATGAACGGCCTGCTAAATTTGATTATCCAGGCAGGACACATTAACCCGGACTATATCGACGCACACACGGTTGGCTTTGAAGAGTTAAAACAGCTAGTTTCGCAATGGTCGCCGGAGCGTGTTGAAGCGATTTCGGGTGTACCGGCTACGAAGCTTAGGGAAGCGGCTCGAATTCTGGGAACGGCGAAAACACTGGTTTCTACGATTCTGCAGGGCGTTTATCAGTCCATGCAGGCCACGGCTGCTGCTGTACAGGTCAATAACCTGCATCTGATTCGCGGCCTGATTGGACATACAGGCAGTGGCATCTACCAGATGAACGGTCAGCCCACGGCGCAGAACACGCGCGAATGCGGAGCGGATGGCGACCTGCCCGGTTTCAGGAACTGGGGCAATCCGGAGCATATCGAACAACTTGCCCGGCTCTGGAACGTAGATTCCAACATCATTCCGCACTGGTCGCCCCCGACCCACGCCATGCAGATCTGGCGTTACGCCGAAAAAGGCTCCATCAATCTGCTGTGGATTAGCGGGACCAACCCGGCCGTTTCGCTGCCGCAACTGGAGCGTGTCCGTTCAATTCTGCAGCAGGAAAATCTGTTCGTTGTTGTGCAGGATGCGTTTATGACCGAAACCGCGCAGTATGCCGACGTCGTGTTACCCGCGGCTATCTGGGGCGAAAAAACCGGCACATTTACCAATGTGGACCGGACCGTTCACATCTCACACAAGGCCGTTGACCCACCTGGCGAAGCGAAACCAGATTTCGAGATTTTCCTGGACTACGCCCGACGGATGGATTTTCGGGATAAAGATGGTGCCCCGCTCATCAAGTGGAAAACGCCCGAAGAATGCTTTGAAGCGTGGAAAGAATGTACCCGCGGTCGCCCCTGCGATTATACAGGCATGAGTTACGCCAAACTGAGCGAAGGCAGCGGGATTCAGTGGCCCTGCAATGAACAGTATCCTGACGGCAAACCGCATCTGTACGAGGACGGAGTTTTCAATACCAGTATTGACTACTGCGAGACCTATGGCCACGATCTGGTGACGGGAGCGGCTGCTACCAAAGAGGAGTACAAGGCCAAAGACCCGAAGGGTAAAGCGTTCCTTAAAGGTGCGGACTATGAACCTCCGCATGAAGAACCCGATGAGGAGTTTCCACTCTGGCTCACTACGGGTCGGCTGGTGTATCATTTTCATACCCGAACCAAAACGGGCCGATCCCGACAGCTCAACGAAGCCGCCCCGGACGCGTTTGTGCAGGTATCCGACGAAGACGCGGCCCGTTACGGTCTGAAAACCGGCGATCTGGTTGAAGTGGCCTCCCGACGGGGTAAGGTTGTTGAGCCGGTACTGGTGGGTGATATTGAGCCTGGGCTGGTGTTTATTCCATTTCATTACGGTTACTGGGATGACCCCGGCCGCAAACGGGCGGCCAATGAGCTGACCCTAACCGAATGGGATGCTGTCAGTAAACAGCCTCACTATAAATATGCGGCCGTCCGTATCCGTAAAATCTAA
- a CDS encoding molybdopterin oxidoreductase, translating to MHIGNYIALAHHSEQELTKAFRQVAEHHKDEPDIEQICQLLATWSEKHVNELKTFIERYSEENSNEPERLTQSLFEEPRSGGGALLRDLHDLWLMANEAELCWIVLSQAAQGLHDKKLEAACARFRDDTKRQLAFLLTRIKVAAPQTLIAAD from the coding sequence ATGCATATCGGTAACTACATTGCACTGGCTCATCACAGCGAACAGGAACTAACCAAGGCGTTCAGACAGGTGGCAGAACACCATAAGGACGAACCGGATATTGAACAGATCTGCCAGTTGTTGGCTACCTGGTCGGAGAAGCACGTAAACGAGCTAAAGACGTTCATTGAGCGCTATTCGGAAGAGAACAGCAACGAGCCGGAGCGCCTGACACAGTCTCTTTTTGAAGAACCCCGCAGCGGGGGGGGTGCCCTGCTGCGGGATCTGCACGATTTGTGGCTGATGGCCAACGAAGCCGAACTGTGCTGGATTGTGCTCTCACAGGCGGCACAGGGGCTGCACGATAAGAAGCTGGAAGCTGCTTGCGCCCGGTTTCGGGACGATACGAAACGGCAGCTGGCCTTTCTGCTGACCCGCATCAAGGTAGCCGCTCCACAAACCCTGATCGCAGCCGACTAG